From a single Paramisgurnus dabryanus chromosome 17, PD_genome_1.1, whole genome shotgun sequence genomic region:
- the arel1 gene encoding apoptosis-resistant E3 ubiquitin protein ligase 1 yields MDSRFLLTFIFCSVLWVFFWELRWKKGKESQLEEWLQRHSLSEYKYLFEDVQTLEELSLTVLSRLEEVVKEERRWREITEAYLQLLKDFAFQEWLCSQSLEHYYHTLKTLGCSNLDDLAQFDSQLQLSLAAWGYYYEDYIKLSTGVRVLKASKESRDQDYEIQLVHSLAERRLNEKWSFAGALIFGCTIALCFLIRDLMFYVIGGITVSIIAFVFTIKFLCELAARVVSFLQNDDPARHGDRSIYDYVRGNYLDPRSCKVTWDWKEPQEVGQTMSFRVQLFYKNGQPFPAHRPVGLRVNITHIELALEVPVTQEVLQEPESNVVKVAFTVRKAGRYEIAVKLGGLNVAYSPYYKIFQPGTVVPSKTKIAYHFSTLVLTYGQQHTLQIEPRDEYGNPTSNTVSLVDEVNYSVHVHSLGTVEEESSEDYYNTSVSLNKQQCQVLMKLTFKKKGCFRACITYKDQPLNNGEFDIIVLSENEKNCVEKNVSTPGISIYFEAYLYNMGNYSSCPLQFPASSQLTLQRRPSMGDDEEEHDSPVEGQSEKIKKPKKVYCYISPKQFSVKEFYLKIIPWRLFTFRVCPGTKFTYHGPDPVHRYLTLVVDDGIQPPVELSCKERNIMAATFIRFLHKNIGGSETFQDKVNFFHRELRHLHSKRPRTKTCLKVSRHSLLESSLKATRNFSVSDWSKNFEVVFQDEEALDWGGPRREWFELICKALFDTNNQLFERFSDNNQGLVHPNADRSPHLRVKMYEFAGRVVGKCLYESALGGAYNQLVRARFTRSFLAQIIGLRMNYKYFETDDEEFYKTKVCFILNNDVSEMDLVFAEEKYSKSGQLEKVVELISGGAQIAVTNENKIHYLNLLAQYRLASQVRDEVEHFLKGLNELVPENLLAIFDENELELLMCGTGDINVQDFKAHAVIVGGSWHFREKVMKWFWAVVSSFTQEELARLLQFTTGSSQLPPGGFNTLCPSFQIIAAPTHSTLPTAHTCFNQLCLPTYDSYEELHKLLKLAISEGSEGFGML; encoded by the exons ATGTTCAAACTCTGGAGGAGCTGAGTTTGACGGTGCTGTCTCGACTAGAGGAGGTGGTAAAGGAGGAGCGTCGCTGGAGGGAGATCACTGAGGCATATCTGCAGCTGCTTAAAGATTTTGCCTTTCAAGAGTGGCTTTGTTCCCAGAGCTTGGAGCACTACTATCACAC TCTGAAGACCCTCGGCTGCAGTAACCTGGATGATCTAGCGCAGTTTGACAGCCAGCTTCAGCTCTCTCTGGCAGCTTGGGGATATTACTACGAAGATTACATCAAACTGTCTACAGGTGTTAGAGTTCTTAAGGCATCCAAGGAAAGTAGAGATCAGGACTACGAAATTCAACTGGTGCACAGTCTTGCTGAAAGGCGACTGAATGAGAAGTGGTCTTTTG CGGGAGCTCTGATATTTGGCTGTACCATCGCTCTGTGCTTTCTGATAAGGGACCTCATGTTTTACGTGATTG GTGGAATTACTGTTTCCATCATCGCATTCGTCTTCACTATTAAGTTCCTGTGTGAGCTTGCTGCTCGTGTGGTCAGCTTCTTACAGAATGACGATCCTGCCCGACATGGGGACCGTAGTATCTATGACTATGTGCGGGGTAACTATCTGGACCCACGCTCATGCAAGGTCACCTGGGATTGGAAGGAACCACAGGAAGTGGGTCAAACCATGAGTTTCCGAGTACAG cttttttacaaaaatggccAGCCGTTTCCAGCACACAGGCCTGTGGGATTGAGAGTAAACATCACTCATATAGAGCTGGCTTTAGAAGTCCCTGTAACGCAGGAGGTTCTCCAGGAGCCAGAGTCCAATGTAGTTAAAGTGGCCTTCACTGTGCGTAAGGCTGGGCGCTATGAGATAGCTGTCAAGCTTGGAGGCTTGAACGTGGCCTACAGTCCTTACTACAAGATCTTTCAACCAG GTACGGTGGTGCCATCTAAAACAAAGATCGCGTATCATTTTTCCACACTGGTGCTGACCTATGGCCAACAACATACGCTGCAAATAGAGCCACGTGATGAATACGGCAACCCCACCagtaacacagtctcactcgTGGATGAAGTCAATTACAGTGTGCACGTCCACTCG CTGGGTACAGTAGAAGAGGAGAGCTCGGAGGATTACTACAATACATCTGTATCATTAAATAAACAACAATGTCAGGTTCTGATGAAGTTAACTTTCAAAAAGAAAGGCTGCTTTAGAGCGTGTATCACATATAAGGACCAGCCACTTAACAATGGGGAGTTTGACATCATTGTACTCAGTG AAAATGAGAAGAACTGCGTGGAGAAAAATGTGTCTACACCAGGTATAAGCATCTACTTCGAGGCCTACCTCTATAACATGGGCAACTACAGTAGTTGTCCTCTGCAGTTTCCGGCATCTTCTCAGTTGACCCTGCAGAGACGGCCCTCTATGGGTGATGATGAAGAGGAACATGACTCCCCAGTAGAGGGTCAGTCAGAGAAGATCAAGAaaccaaaaaaagtttactGCTATATATCACCAAAG CAATTCTCTGTGAAGGAGTTTTACCTGAAAATTATTCCCTGGCGCCTTTTCACTTTTCGCGTGTGTCCTGGAACAAAG TTCACATACCATGGGCCGGACCCTGTTCACAGGTACTTGACACTTGTAGTGGATGATGGGATTCAGCCTCCAGTAGAGCTCAGTTGTAAGGAAAGGAATATCATGGCGGCCACCTTCATCCGTTTTCTCCACAAAAACATCG GAGGATCAGAGACTTTTCAGGACAAGGTGAACTTCTTTCATCGAGAGCTGAGACACCTTCACTCCAAACGACCTCGCACGAAAACCTGCCTAAAAGTCAGCCGTCACTCCCTCCTCGAGTCG TCTTTAAAGGCCACAAGAAACTTTTCAGTGTCTGACTGGAGTAAGAACTTTGAAGTTGTTTTCCAGGATGAAGAGG CTTTGGACTGGGGAGGGCCAAGGCGCGAGTGGTTTGAGCTCATCTGTAAAGCTTTGTTTGACACAAATAACCAGCTCTTTGAACGCTTTAGTGACAACAACCAGGGTTTG GTCCATCCAAACGCTGATCGTTCCCCTCATCTGAGAGTGAAGATGTATGAGTTTGCGGGTCGAGTGGTGGGAAAGTGTTTATACGAATCAGCTTTAGGCGGAGCCTACAACCAGTTAGTTCGAGCCCGGTTCACCCGATCCTTCCTGGCTCAGATTATTGGTTTGCGGATGAACTACAAG TACTTTGAAACAGACGATGAggaattttacaaaacaaaGGTCTGCTTTATCCTGAACAATGATGTCAGTGAAATGGACTTGGTCTTTGCCGAGGAGAAATACAGCAAGTCAGGGCAGCTAGAAAAG GTGGTGGAGTTGATATCTGGTGGTGCTCAGATTGCTGTGACCAATGAGAATAAAATTCACTACTTGAACCTGCTGGCCCAGTACAGACTAGCCAGTCAAGTACGAGATGAAGTAGAGCACTTCCTCAAAG GTCTGAATGAACTCGTACCTGAAAACCTTCTGGCTATATTTGATGAGAATGAACTGGAG TTGTTGATGTGTGGTACAGGAGACATTAATGTGCAGGACTTTAAAGCTCATGCTGTCATTGTTGGAGGGTCATGGCACTTCAGAGAAAAA GTAATGAAGTGGTTTTGGGCAGTCGTGTCTTCCTTCACACAAGAAGAGTTGGCACGTTTGTTGCAGTTCACTACTGGATCCTCACAGCTGCCACCCGGTGGATTCAACACACTTTGCCCATCCTTCCAGATCATAGCAGCACCAACACACAGTACTCTGCCTACTGCACATACCTG TTTTAACCAGCTGTGCCTCCCAACATACGACTCCTACGAGGAGCTTCACAAGCTGCTGAAGTTGGCTATAAGCGAGGGAAGCGAAGGATTCGGGATGCTCTGA